The Agromyces mariniharenae genome includes a window with the following:
- a CDS encoding PHP domain-containing protein, which translates to MDPVAALEEIAFLLERDRASRYKSTAFRRAAAIIEEYTAEELAARVRDGRLKRTKGIGDSTYAVIAQAVGGEVPDYLADLRERSGPAVSAAKPGLRAQLKGDLHSHTEWSDGTTPIATMARAAELVGLEYLVVSDHSPNLTVANGLSVERLTEQLGVLDDLNARGDRGIRLLSGIEVDILLDGGLDQTPEMLSRLDVVVASVHSKLRMESREMTRRMIGAIADPQMNVLGHCTGRLVEGSRGTRPQSTFDAQAVFAACAEHGVAVEINSRPERQDPPDDLIQLALEAGCLFSIDSDAHAPGHFAFLELGAARAEANGVPAERIVTTWPVDRLLEWSRRNR; encoded by the coding sequence ATGGATCCCGTCGCGGCGCTCGAGGAGATCGCCTTCCTGCTGGAGCGCGACCGAGCCTCGAGGTACAAGTCCACGGCGTTCCGCCGAGCCGCGGCGATCATCGAGGAGTACACGGCAGAGGAGCTCGCGGCGCGGGTGCGCGACGGCCGGCTGAAGCGCACGAAGGGCATCGGCGACAGCACGTACGCGGTCATCGCCCAGGCGGTCGGCGGCGAGGTGCCCGACTACCTCGCCGACCTGCGCGAGCGCAGCGGCCCGGCGGTCTCGGCCGCGAAGCCCGGCCTGCGGGCGCAGCTGAAGGGCGACCTGCACAGCCATACCGAGTGGAGCGACGGCACGACCCCCATCGCGACGATGGCCCGCGCGGCCGAACTCGTCGGCCTCGAGTACCTCGTGGTCTCCGACCACTCGCCGAACCTCACCGTCGCGAACGGGCTCAGCGTCGAGCGGCTGACCGAGCAGCTCGGCGTGCTCGACGACCTGAACGCCCGCGGCGACCGCGGCATCCGGCTGCTCTCGGGCATCGAGGTCGACATCCTGCTCGATGGCGGGCTCGACCAGACGCCCGAGATGCTCTCGCGCCTCGACGTCGTGGTCGCGAGCGTGCACTCGAAGCTGCGCATGGAGTCGCGCGAGATGACCCGCCGGATGATCGGGGCGATCGCCGATCCGCAGATGAACGTGCTCGGCCACTGCACCGGACGCCTCGTCGAGGGCTCGCGCGGCACCCGGCCGCAGTCGACCTTCGACGCGCAGGCGGTCTTCGCCGCCTGCGCCGAGCACGGCGTCGCGGTGGAGATCAACTCGAGGCCCGAGCGCCAGGATCCGCCCGACGACCTCATCCAGCTCGCACTCGAGGCCGGATGCCTCTTCAGCATCGACAGCGACGCGCACGCGCCGGGGCACTTCGCGTTCCTCGAGCTCGGGGCGGCGCGCGCGGAGGCGAACGGCGTGCCCGCCGAGCGGATCGTCACGACCTGGCCGGTGGACCGGCTGCTGGAGTGGTCGCGCCGCAACCGCTGA
- a CDS encoding alpha/beta fold hydrolase, whose translation MSMPADPSAGASVPARNVVLVHGAYADGSSWADVIALLQQAGLSVTSVQNPLTTLDDDVAATRRALDRQDGPTVLAGHSWGGTVISEAGLHPNVSALVFVAARGPDVGEDYAALAARFPTPPAMAGLVKDAGFIQFGDEAFLENFANGVDAARARVLFAVQGPITDTLFASRTTVAAWREKPSWYAISAQDRTTSPELERFVAERMGATRIELESGHLSMVTHPREIADLILTASGRG comes from the coding sequence ATGTCCATGCCAGCCGATCCATCCGCCGGGGCGAGCGTCCCGGCGAGGAACGTGGTCCTCGTGCACGGGGCGTACGCCGACGGGTCCTCGTGGGCCGACGTCATCGCGCTGCTGCAGCAGGCGGGCCTGTCGGTCACCTCGGTGCAGAACCCGCTCACCACGCTCGACGACGACGTGGCCGCCACGCGACGGGCGCTCGACCGCCAGGACGGCCCGACCGTGCTCGCCGGGCATTCGTGGGGCGGCACGGTCATCTCGGAGGCGGGCCTGCACCCGAACGTCTCGGCGCTCGTGTTCGTGGCCGCCCGGGGCCCCGACGTCGGAGAGGACTACGCCGCGCTCGCCGCGCGCTTCCCGACGCCGCCCGCAATGGCGGGGCTCGTCAAGGACGCCGGCTTCATCCAGTTCGGCGACGAGGCGTTCCTGGAGAACTTCGCGAACGGCGTCGACGCGGCCAGGGCGCGCGTGCTCTTCGCCGTCCAGGGACCGATCACGGACACGCTCTTCGCGAGCCGCACGACCGTGGCGGCCTGGCGCGAGAAGCCCAGCTGGTACGCGATCTCGGCGCAGGACCGCACGACGTCACCCGAGCTCGAGCGGTTCGTCGCCGAGCGGATGGGCGCGACGCGCATCGAGCTCGAGAGCGGCCACCTCTCGATGGTCACGCACCCCCGCGAGATCGCCGACCTGATCCTCACGGCGAGCGGGCGCGGCTGA
- a CDS encoding SMP-30/gluconolactonase/LRE family protein has product MSADRLTLATAEPGVLSEGPFWDPVSRSIHWVDIRRGEVFTGTLFDDGTIEVVDRVSLPGTVGAMAPSASGEWIVANGDHLVVVRDGGIIRTIPVLGSDGARRFNDGKPDAAGRYLVGTLSLAGPSDREELLVVERDGSRRVLDGDLTLANGLGWSADGTRLHTIDTLRRRVYTRDYDMESGATGRRELLVELDQGFPDGMCVDAEDHLWVAVWGLGEVRRYTPGGELVRAIEVPAPHTTSVAFAGPRLDTLVITTAADELSPEQLEQYPHSGCLFTIVPGVTGLPQPLWSGFLDEMGEATDEELG; this is encoded by the coding sequence ATGAGCGCCGACCGGCTGACGCTCGCCACCGCAGAGCCGGGCGTGCTCTCCGAAGGACCGTTCTGGGACCCGGTGAGCCGCAGTATCCACTGGGTCGACATCCGACGCGGCGAGGTGTTCACGGGAACGCTCTTCGACGACGGGACGATCGAGGTGGTCGACCGGGTCTCGCTGCCGGGAACGGTCGGTGCCATGGCTCCGTCGGCGAGCGGGGAGTGGATCGTCGCGAACGGCGACCATCTCGTCGTGGTGCGAGACGGCGGGATCATCCGCACCATCCCCGTGCTCGGCAGCGACGGTGCGCGCCGGTTCAACGACGGCAAGCCGGATGCCGCGGGCCGTTACCTCGTGGGCACGCTGTCGCTCGCCGGGCCGTCCGACCGCGAGGAGCTGCTGGTGGTCGAGCGCGACGGCTCGCGCCGCGTGCTCGACGGCGATCTCACCCTCGCGAACGGCCTCGGATGGTCGGCCGACGGCACGCGGCTGCACACGATCGACACGCTCCGGCGGCGTGTGTACACGCGCGACTACGACATGGAGAGCGGAGCGACCGGGCGCCGGGAGCTGCTCGTCGAGCTCGACCAGGGCTTCCCCGACGGCATGTGCGTCGACGCCGAGGACCATCTCTGGGTCGCCGTCTGGGGGCTCGGCGAGGTGCGCCGCTACACCCCGGGCGGCGAGCTCGTCCGCGCGATCGAGGTGCCCGCCCCGCACACGACGAGCGTCGCGTTCGCGGGGCCGCGGCTCGACACGCTCGTCATCACCACCGCTGCCGACGAGCTGTCTCCCGAGCAGCTCGAGCAGTACCCGCACTCCGGATGCCTCTTCACGATCGTTCCGGGCGTCACCGGGCTGCCCCAACCGCTGTGGTCGGGCTTCCTCGACGAGATGGGCGAGGCGACGGACGAGGAACTGGGATGA
- a CDS encoding IlvD/Edd family dehydratase: MSQVLRSSAWYSGDDRNAYIHRAWMRRGVPDSAFTGRPQIAIANTASDLTPCNAHLTEVAQSVKHGIYEAGGIPLELPVVSLGETQVRPTAMLWRNMAAMATEEMLRANPIDGVVLLGGCDKTIPSLLMAAASVDLPAVVVPGGPMLTGHFRNEALGCGTDVWRLSEEVRAGTLSEAMFLKSESSMIRSKGHCNTMGTASTMALVAEALGTVLPGLAGTPAPDARLLEAAHETGRLAVELVADDRRPSRFLTAGSFHNAIVALAAIGGSTNAVVHLLAIAGRLGIELTIDDFDRIGEHVPLLVNLQPAGKYLMDDLYRAGGFLAVMREVRDLLDPDALTITGRPFVDYLDDARIWDPEVITPREAPLLPAAGIAVLRGSLAPGGAIVKPAAASPHLLKHRGRAVVFDSVEDFHARIDDPDLDIDADSVMILRGCGPRGYPGMPEVANMPLPKKLLEQGVRDMVRICDGRMSGTAYGTVVLHVTPEAAAGGPLALVRTGDWIALDVRGGRLDVEVPADELADRRPDQATIDGYANPRRGWERLYVDHVLQADRGADLDFLVGGSGSTVSRDSH; encoded by the coding sequence ATGAGCCAGGTCCTGCGGAGTTCCGCCTGGTACTCGGGCGACGACCGCAACGCGTACATCCACCGGGCGTGGATGCGTCGTGGCGTGCCCGACTCGGCGTTCACGGGTCGGCCGCAGATCGCGATCGCGAACACCGCGTCCGACCTGACCCCGTGCAATGCGCACCTGACCGAGGTCGCCCAGTCGGTGAAGCACGGGATCTACGAGGCGGGCGGCATCCCGCTGGAGCTGCCGGTGGTGTCGCTGGGCGAGACGCAGGTGCGTCCGACGGCGATGCTCTGGCGCAACATGGCCGCCATGGCGACGGAGGAGATGCTGCGCGCGAACCCGATCGACGGGGTGGTGCTGCTCGGCGGGTGCGACAAGACGATCCCGTCGCTGCTGATGGCCGCGGCATCCGTGGACCTGCCCGCCGTCGTCGTGCCCGGTGGGCCGATGCTGACCGGGCACTTCCGCAACGAGGCGCTCGGATGCGGCACCGATGTGTGGCGGCTCAGCGAGGAGGTGCGCGCCGGAACCCTGAGCGAGGCGATGTTCCTGAAGTCGGAGTCGTCGATGATCCGCTCGAAGGGGCACTGCAACACGATGGGCACGGCCTCGACGATGGCGCTCGTCGCGGAGGCGCTGGGCACGGTGCTGCCAGGACTGGCCGGCACGCCCGCGCCCGACGCGCGGCTGCTCGAGGCGGCGCACGAGACCGGGCGCCTCGCGGTGGAGCTCGTCGCGGACGACCGGCGGCCGTCGAGGTTCCTCACCGCCGGGAGCTTCCACAACGCGATCGTCGCCCTCGCCGCGATCGGCGGCTCGACCAACGCGGTCGTGCACCTGCTGGCGATCGCCGGGCGGCTCGGGATCGAGCTGACGATCGACGACTTCGACCGCATCGGCGAGCACGTCCCGCTGCTGGTGAACCTGCAGCCCGCGGGGAAGTACCTGATGGACGACCTGTACCGGGCGGGCGGGTTCCTGGCCGTCATGCGCGAGGTGCGCGACCTGCTCGATCCCGACGCGCTCACGATCACGGGCCGGCCGTTCGTCGACTACCTCGACGACGCCCGGATCTGGGATCCCGAGGTCATCACGCCGCGCGAGGCTCCGCTGCTCCCCGCCGCCGGGATCGCGGTGCTGCGCGGCTCACTCGCGCCTGGCGGGGCGATCGTCAAGCCCGCCGCGGCATCCCCGCACCTGCTGAAGCATCGCGGCCGAGCCGTGGTGTTCGACTCGGTCGAGGACTTCCACGCCCGCATCGACGACCCCGACCTCGACATCGACGCCGACTCCGTGATGATCCTGCGCGGCTGCGGTCCGCGCGGCTACCCCGGGATGCCCGAGGTCGCGAACATGCCCCTGCCGAAGAAGCTCCTCGAACAGGGCGTGCGCGACATGGTCCGCATCTGCGACGGCCGCATGTCGGGCACCGCGTACGGCACCGTCGTGCTGCACGTCACCCCCGAGGCCGCCGCCGGCGGGCCGCTCGCACTCGTGCGGACCGGTGACTGGATCGCGCTCGACGTGCGTGGCGGCCGGCTCGACGTCGAGGTGCCGGCCGACGAGCTCGCGGACCGCCGGCCCGACCAGGCGACGATCGACGGCTACGCGAACCCGCGCCGCGGCTGGGAGCGCCTCTACGTCGACCACGTGCTGCAGGCCGACCGCGGCGCCGACCTCGACTTCCTCGTCGGCGGCTCGGGCTCGACGGTCAGCCGCGATTCGCACTGA
- a CDS encoding helix-turn-helix transcriptional regulator has translation MSGVTRTAVVIHDLDSAERELGAHFPDVRLGRVEREGFRSTFATTAGDRFTVMEYSFEGSGAATSGSEDLVVVMSRGRGYQLAHGRQAVDTSRPFLVPSEGLAGRWDAFDAKLVRLDLGAVERIAQSAAGDPSFRLVRRGTAPVSPERARHWSLALGAFERMLAEAPEAFDSPIFAEGMFHQLATAFLHAFDTSWIDVTERAPAHPAPSAVVRRAVDYMHEHAGEAITVQQVADAAFISARGLHYAFTRDLGRSPSEVLRRIRLERARAELAASDGHLTVAAVARRWGFANPSRFAQAYHRAFGEHPAETLRR, from the coding sequence ATGAGCGGTGTGACGCGCACGGCGGTCGTCATCCACGACCTCGACTCGGCCGAGCGCGAGCTCGGCGCCCACTTTCCCGATGTCCGCCTCGGACGGGTCGAACGCGAGGGCTTCCGATCGACGTTCGCGACCACCGCCGGCGACCGCTTCACGGTCATGGAGTACTCGTTCGAGGGGTCGGGCGCTGCGACGTCGGGATCCGAGGACCTCGTCGTGGTCATGAGCCGCGGCCGGGGCTACCAGCTGGCGCACGGCCGGCAGGCCGTCGACACGTCGCGGCCGTTCCTCGTGCCGTCGGAGGGGCTCGCCGGGCGCTGGGACGCGTTCGACGCCAAGCTCGTGCGGCTCGACCTCGGCGCCGTCGAGCGCATCGCGCAATCGGCCGCGGGGGATCCGTCGTTCCGCCTCGTCCGGCGAGGCACCGCACCCGTGTCCCCCGAGCGCGCCCGCCACTGGAGCCTGGCGCTCGGCGCGTTCGAGCGCATGCTCGCCGAGGCGCCCGAGGCGTTCGACTCGCCGATCTTCGCCGAGGGGATGTTCCACCAGCTGGCCACGGCGTTCCTGCACGCCTTCGACACGAGCTGGATCGACGTCACGGAGCGTGCCCCCGCGCACCCCGCGCCGTCGGCGGTCGTGCGTCGCGCCGTGGACTACATGCACGAGCACGCGGGCGAGGCCATCACCGTGCAGCAGGTCGCGGATGCCGCGTTCATCTCCGCCCGCGGCCTGCACTACGCGTTCACGCGCGACCTCGGCCGATCACCGTCGGAGGTGCTGCGGCGGATCCGTCTCGAGCGGGCGCGCGCGGAGCTCGCGGCATCCGATGGGCACCTCACCGTCGCCGCGGTCGCTCGCCGCTGGGGCTTCGCCAACCCGTCGCGGTTCGCGCAGGCGTACCACCGGGCGTTCGGCGAGCACCCGGCCGAGACGCTCAGACGCTGA
- a CDS encoding ATP-dependent DNA ligase: MGTLIYNGGISLAVDDRTMAHLQVVIINKLRRRESFTFTWDDGAQQTVCWIGPSIAIEFVYSGNRRPALNRAWLELLALSANANSGLMAVPEPLEPPRPVGRPGEGVPGGVPEPISV; this comes from the coding sequence ATGGGCACCCTCATCTACAACGGCGGCATCTCCCTCGCCGTCGACGACCGCACCATGGCGCACCTGCAGGTCGTCATCATCAACAAGCTGCGCCGTCGCGAGTCGTTCACGTTCACGTGGGACGACGGCGCGCAGCAGACGGTGTGCTGGATCGGCCCGTCGATCGCGATCGAGTTCGTCTACTCGGGCAACCGTCGTCCGGCGCTGAACCGGGCCTGGCTCGAACTGCTCGCCCTCTCGGCGAACGCGAACAGCGGCCTCATGGCCGTGCCCGAACCGCTCGAACCGCCGCGACCCGTCGGACGCCCCGGCGAGGGCGTGCCCGGCGGCGTCCCCGAGCCGATCAGCGTCTGA
- a CDS encoding fatty acid desaturase family protein codes for MGRAHISSTDSLGAVRATKPRTGSADLTRSYTALSRVVRESGLLNRTRWFYAALVGALALALGGTVTGFILLGESWFQLLMAAALGIIFTQFAFLAHEASHRQVLESGPANDRVGRILAAGVVGISYAWWMTKHTRHHANPNRLGKDPDIEFDTISFVETDAARQRGLLALITRRQGWLFFPLLTLEGLNLHVRSISTLFARRPVKGRWIELALIAARFTIYLGAIFWVLPLGMAFAFLGVQLAVFGIYMGASFAPNHKGMPLIPADTKLDFLSKQVLTSRNVSGGWWASALLGGLNYQVEHHLFPNMPRPHLAKAREIVREYCHTLDVPYTETTLLRSYGIVIRYLNRVGLAARDPFDCPMVNRFRRA; via the coding sequence CTGGGACGTGCACACATCTCCTCCACCGACTCCCTCGGTGCGGTCCGGGCGACGAAGCCCCGAACCGGATCCGCGGACCTCACCCGCAGCTACACCGCCCTCTCCCGCGTCGTCCGCGAGTCGGGACTCCTGAACCGGACGCGATGGTTCTACGCCGCGCTGGTCGGGGCCCTGGCGCTCGCCCTCGGCGGCACGGTCACCGGGTTCATCCTGCTGGGCGAGTCGTGGTTCCAGCTGCTCATGGCGGCAGCGCTCGGGATCATCTTCACGCAGTTCGCGTTCCTCGCGCATGAGGCCTCGCACCGGCAGGTGCTCGAGTCCGGACCGGCCAACGATCGCGTGGGACGCATCCTCGCCGCCGGGGTCGTCGGCATCAGCTACGCGTGGTGGATGACGAAGCACACCCGCCACCACGCGAACCCGAACCGGCTCGGCAAGGATCCCGACATCGAGTTCGACACGATCTCGTTCGTCGAGACGGATGCCGCGAGGCAGCGCGGGCTGCTCGCCCTCATCACGCGCCGGCAGGGGTGGCTGTTCTTCCCGCTGCTCACGCTCGAGGGCCTGAACCTGCACGTCCGCTCGATCAGCACGCTGTTCGCCCGCCGACCGGTGAAGGGACGCTGGATCGAGCTCGCCCTCATCGCAGCCCGGTTCACGATCTACCTCGGCGCGATCTTCTGGGTGCTGCCGCTCGGCATGGCGTTCGCGTTCCTCGGAGTGCAGCTGGCCGTGTTCGGCATCTACATGGGCGCCTCGTTCGCGCCCAACCACAAGGGCATGCCGCTCATCCCCGCCGACACGAAGCTCGACTTCCTGTCGAAGCAGGTGCTCACCTCGCGCAATGTCTCGGGCGGATGGTGGGCGAGCGCCCTGCTCGGCGGCCTCAACTACCAGGTCGAGCACCACCTCTTCCCGAACATGCCCCGCCCGCACCTCGCCAAGGCGCGCGAGATCGTGCGCGAGTACTGCCACACCCTCGACGTGCCCTACACCGAGACCACGCTGCTGCGGTCCTACGGCATCGTCATCCGCTACCTCAACCGCGTCGGACTCGCCGCCCGCGACCCGTTCGACTGCCCCATGGTCAACCGGTTCCGCCGGGCCTGA
- a CDS encoding alpha/beta fold hydrolase, producing the protein MPAHREHRHTLAAGCAVGVLALFAGCSLGPVAQTGTGSPVASDASTAASDAFVPGDGDRSGLVDLGDGREVFLQCSGSGSPTVVLISGAGVAADDWEYVGDPTSATDPAVPSGDAVYPQAAESTRVCAYDRPGTEQMEGEPSRSTEVPQPTTSQDAAATLQALLTAAEVPGPYVVVGHSWGGMIAQTFAREHPDDVAGLVLVDPGSQYLQETLPPEVWDRWMADAAAAGASKPGAETPDYPASFAALATTPPLPSMPAAVLTADRPFDYLGIGDATTYWPAWIEAQTRLAASLGATHVTQTDSGHFIGNEHPELVLEQIRAAMIMGSTSG; encoded by the coding sequence ATGCCGGCCCATCGGGAGCACCGACACACGCTCGCCGCGGGATGCGCCGTCGGCGTGCTTGCGCTGTTCGCGGGCTGCAGCCTGGGCCCGGTCGCCCAGACCGGGACGGGCAGCCCCGTCGCGTCGGACGCGTCGACCGCGGCATCCGATGCCTTCGTGCCCGGCGACGGCGACCGGTCGGGCCTCGTCGACCTCGGCGACGGTCGCGAGGTGTTCCTGCAGTGCAGCGGCAGCGGATCGCCGACGGTCGTCCTGATCTCGGGCGCCGGCGTGGCCGCCGACGATTGGGAGTACGTCGGCGACCCGACCAGTGCGACCGACCCCGCGGTGCCCTCCGGTGACGCCGTCTACCCGCAGGCCGCCGAATCGACGCGCGTGTGCGCCTACGACCGGCCCGGCACCGAGCAGATGGAGGGCGAGCCGAGCCGATCGACCGAGGTGCCGCAGCCGACGACGTCGCAGGATGCCGCAGCGACGCTGCAGGCGCTGCTGACCGCCGCCGAGGTGCCAGGGCCCTATGTCGTCGTCGGGCACTCGTGGGGTGGCATGATCGCGCAGACCTTCGCGCGGGAGCACCCCGACGATGTGGCGGGCCTCGTGCTCGTCGACCCCGGCTCCCAGTATCTCCAGGAGACGCTGCCGCCCGAGGTCTGGGACCGATGGATGGCGGACGCGGCGGCCGCCGGCGCGTCCAAGCCCGGCGCCGAGACGCCCGACTACCCGGCCAGCTTCGCCGCGCTCGCCACCACTCCGCCGCTCCCCTCGATGCCCGCGGCCGTGCTCACCGCCGACCGGCCGTTCGACTACCTCGGCATCGGTGACGCCACCACCTACTGGCCGGCGTGGATCGAGGCGCAGACGCGACTGGCGGCCTCCCTCGGCGCGACGCACGTCACGCAGACCGACAGCGGCCACTTCATCGGCAACGAGCACCCCGAGCTCGTGCTCGAGCAGATCCGCGCGGCGATGATCATGGGCAGCACATCGGGCTGA
- a CDS encoding zinc-dependent alcohol dehydrogenase, whose protein sequence is MRALVITGPGRAEVQDVPAPAAVPGEVVVDVGRAGICGTDLEFFSGEMQYLHDGQATYPMRIGHEWMGVVSAIGDGVDPSWLGRRVTGDTMLGCGVCRRCRTGYQHVCADRSELGIRRGRPGALAEQVAVPARALHALPDTVDDAAGALVEPGGNAFRAVQAADLEPGDRVLIAGPGTIGLLCAMFARAGGAEVHLLGRSERSLDFAGSLGFEHVWSEDALPELPWDAVIDASNAPESPARAVELVEPGKRVVYIGLAGSPSLLDTRMLALGDVTAVGILSASPGLEGTIRAYAHQQVDPRPLVAATVALDDLPAVLAGERPEGSGPGPKFHVAI, encoded by the coding sequence ATGAGGGCGCTCGTCATCACCGGCCCGGGTCGTGCCGAGGTGCAGGACGTGCCGGCGCCCGCGGCGGTGCCCGGCGAGGTCGTCGTCGACGTGGGTCGCGCCGGCATCTGCGGGACCGACCTCGAGTTCTTCAGCGGCGAGATGCAGTACCTCCACGACGGGCAGGCGACCTACCCGATGCGAATCGGCCACGAGTGGATGGGTGTCGTGTCCGCGATCGGCGACGGCGTCGATCCGTCGTGGCTCGGTCGTCGCGTCACCGGCGACACCATGCTCGGCTGCGGGGTGTGCCGCCGCTGCCGCACGGGTTACCAGCACGTCTGCGCCGACCGATCCGAGCTCGGCATCCGTCGTGGCAGGCCGGGTGCGCTCGCCGAGCAGGTCGCCGTGCCCGCCCGTGCGCTGCACGCGCTCCCCGACACCGTGGACGACGCCGCCGGCGCGCTCGTCGAGCCCGGCGGCAACGCCTTCCGCGCCGTGCAGGCCGCCGACCTCGAGCCCGGGGATCGCGTGCTCATCGCGGGACCCGGCACGATCGGGCTGCTCTGCGCGATGTTCGCGCGGGCCGGCGGCGCCGAGGTGCATCTGCTCGGGCGCAGCGAACGCTCCCTTGACTTCGCGGGCTCCCTCGGCTTCGAGCACGTATGGTCGGAGGACGCGCTCCCGGAGCTGCCGTGGGACGCGGTCATCGACGCCTCGAACGCACCGGAGTCGCCAGCACGGGCGGTCGAGCTCGTCGAACCCGGCAAGCGCGTCGTCTACATCGGCCTCGCGGGCTCGCCGAGCCTGCTCGACACCCGGATGCTCGCGCTCGGCGACGTCACCGCCGTCGGCATCCTGAGCGCGTCACCCGGCCTCGAGGGCACCATCCGCGCGTACGCGCATCAGCAGGTCGATCCGCGCCCGCTCGTCGCCGCGACCGTGGCGCTCGACGACCTGCCGGCGGTGCTCGCCGGGGAGCGTCCCGAAGGCTCAGGCCCGGGGCCGAAGTTCCACGTCGCGATCTGA
- a CDS encoding alpha/beta fold hydrolase: MSAPDVRGEPRSEPRGPRRPESSLAERWTRIDGVDVFYRESPDAPPDAPVMVHLHGFGLSGRYLLPTAERLADEYRTYVPDLPGFGRSWRAPRALDVPGLAQTAARFLDDRGVERATLVGNSMGCPVITEFAYSFPDRIDRAILVSPAGGVYNQPLMGAITQLARDGGREPKRMLRVAVPDYLKFGIPSTVRMFRSLTRYPSYERLLALHIPTLAVVGDRDPLMPPPAIVREVATNTDNHVVLVVIEGAAHAINFSHPDELAHVIRLFMADRPIVDDPDAPGLAHVEEVHRSPHHPPVTDA, encoded by the coding sequence TTGTCCGCACCTGACGTCCGCGGCGAACCGCGATCCGAGCCGCGCGGACCCCGCCGGCCCGAGTCGAGCCTGGCCGAGCGCTGGACCCGGATCGACGGCGTCGACGTGTTCTACCGCGAGTCGCCCGACGCACCGCCCGACGCCCCGGTCATGGTGCACCTGCACGGCTTCGGGCTCTCGGGCCGCTACCTGCTGCCGACCGCCGAGCGGCTCGCGGACGAATACCGCACGTACGTGCCCGACCTCCCCGGGTTCGGGCGGAGCTGGCGAGCGCCGCGAGCGCTCGACGTGCCCGGGCTGGCGCAGACCGCCGCCCGGTTCCTCGACGACCGCGGCGTCGAACGGGCGACGCTCGTCGGCAACTCGATGGGCTGCCCCGTCATCACGGAGTTCGCCTACAGCTTCCCCGACCGCATCGACCGAGCGATCCTCGTCTCACCGGCCGGCGGGGTCTACAACCAGCCGCTCATGGGCGCCATCACGCAGCTCGCGCGCGACGGCGGCCGCGAGCCGAAGCGGATGCTGCGGGTGGCCGTGCCCGACTACCTCAAGTTCGGCATCCCGAGCACCGTACGCATGTTCCGGTCGCTCACGCGCTACCCGTCGTACGAGCGCCTGCTCGCCCTGCACATCCCGACGCTCGCCGTGGTCGGCGATCGCGATCCGCTCATGCCGCCGCCCGCCATCGTCCGCGAGGTCGCGACCAACACCGACAACCACGTCGTGCTCGTCGTCATCGAGGGGGCCGCGCACGCGATCAACTTCAGCCATCCCGACGAGCTCGCGCACGTCATCCGGCTCTTCATGGCCGACCGTCCGATCGTCGACGACCCCGACGCGCCGGGGCTCGCCCACGTCGAGGAGGTCCACCGCAGCCCGCACCACCCACCCGTCACCGACGCGTAG